The following are encoded together in the Myxococcales bacterium genome:
- the efp gene encoding elongation factor P, whose product MDTSDIRKGLKLMMDGQPYIVVDFQFVKPGKGQAFTRTKMKNMLTGGTIEKNIRSSEKLEAADVEDRSVTFIYPDGDMFNFMNPNSGEQIAVHKDAVGDAANFLIDGLEVQITIYKGNPVSVSLPPHIVVQVTETEPGAKGDTATNVNKPAKISTGATVPVPLFISEGEWIKVDTRTSSYLERAKAPSKA is encoded by the coding sequence ATGGATACCAGCGACATCCGCAAGGGATTGAAGTTGATGATGGACGGACAGCCCTACATCGTCGTCGATTTTCAGTTCGTGAAGCCGGGCAAGGGCCAGGCCTTCACTCGCACCAAGATGAAGAACATGCTCACCGGCGGGACGATCGAGAAGAACATCCGGTCGAGCGAGAAGCTCGAGGCGGCCGACGTCGAGGACCGAAGCGTCACTTTCATCTATCCCGACGGCGACATGTTCAACTTCATGAACCCGAACAGCGGAGAGCAGATCGCCGTCCACAAGGACGCGGTCGGCGACGCGGCGAACTTCCTGATCGACGGCCTCGAGGTTCAGATCACCATCTACAAGGGCAACCCGGTCAGTGTGTCGCTGCCGCCGCACATCGTGGTGCAGGTCACCGAGACGGAGCCGGGCGCGAAGGGTGACACCGCCACCAACGTGAACAAGCCCGCGAAGATCTCCACCGGCGCCACCGTGCCCGTGCCGCTGTTCATCAGCGAGGGTGAGTGGATCAAGGTCGATACGCGCACCTCGAGCTACCTCGAACGGGCGAAGGCTCCCTCCAAGGCTTGA
- a CDS encoding YbhB/YbcL family Raf kinase inhibitor-like protein, which yields MKLGSRSFTANGRIPAEFAAGVRGEPGPVPGENQSPHVAWSEFPNGTKSFALICHDPDAPSKADDVNKTDRKVPYDLPRIDFYHWVLVDIPVSVTSLEEGAESDAFVPKGKPLGQFPHGRRGKNSFGDWFGDDAAMGGTYGGYDGPWPPFNDERLHHYVFTIYALDVPTLDLPEVFGGAEVLSAIKGHVLDSATWAGTYTLNKEARA from the coding sequence ATGAAGCTCGGGAGTCGGTCGTTCACAGCAAATGGTCGTATTCCGGCGGAATTTGCCGCCGGCGTGCGAGGCGAGCCCGGGCCGGTGCCCGGCGAAAACCAGAGCCCCCACGTTGCCTGGAGCGAGTTCCCCAACGGGACCAAGTCGTTCGCGTTGATCTGTCACGACCCCGACGCCCCCTCCAAGGCGGACGACGTGAACAAGACCGACCGCAAGGTGCCTTATGACCTGCCGCGCATCGATTTTTATCACTGGGTGCTGGTGGACATTCCCGTCAGCGTGACCTCGCTGGAGGAGGGCGCCGAGTCCGATGCGTTCGTGCCCAAGGGCAAACCACTCGGGCAGTTCCCCCACGGCCGCCGCGGCAAGAACAGCTTCGGCGACTGGTTCGGGGACGATGCGGCGATGGGCGGAACGTACGGCGGATACGACGGCCCCTGGCCGCCGTTCAACGACGAGCGCCTCCACCACTACGTCTTCACGATCTACGCGCTGGACGTTCCCACGCTGGACCTGCCGGAGGTGTTCGGCGGCGCCGAGGTGCTCAGCGCCATCAAGGGCCACGTGCTCGACTCGGCAACCTGGGCCGGTACGTACACCCTGAACAAAGAAGCGCGAGCCTAG
- a CDS encoding FKBP-type peptidyl-prolyl cis-trans isomerase: protein MARNPILRSTVLLPFLLLACEQPPPEPERTQPAAKPSAAPVALPTATALPTASARPAEPPQPKGLPAPEDVAEPAKDAKKTATGLFTKVLTKGTGKDKPKLEDRVKVHYTGWTKDGKMFDSSVARNDPATFGVGGVIKGWTEALQLMVVGEKRRLWIPADLAYGEKAGMGAPAGQLTFDVELLEILATPKPWPVPTDVKAAPKTAKKTESGLVYKQLVKGKGTKKPAATDRVTVHYSGWTPDGKEFDSSLKRGEPTSFPLNRVIKGWTEGLQLMVEGERMRFWIPADLAYGDKPTRPGAPAGPLVFDVELLSISGGTP, encoded by the coding sequence ATGGCGCGAAATCCCATTCTTCGTTCGACGGTGCTCCTCCCTTTCCTGCTGCTCGCGTGTGAGCAGCCTCCGCCCGAGCCCGAGCGCACTCAGCCGGCGGCCAAACCGTCTGCGGCCCCCGTTGCGCTGCCGACCGCGACCGCTCTGCCCACGGCCAGTGCGCGGCCTGCGGAGCCGCCCCAGCCGAAGGGCCTGCCGGCTCCAGAGGACGTTGCCGAGCCGGCCAAGGACGCCAAGAAGACCGCGACGGGCCTGTTCACCAAGGTGCTCACCAAGGGCACCGGCAAGGACAAACCCAAGCTCGAGGACCGAGTGAAGGTGCACTACACGGGCTGGACGAAAGACGGAAAGATGTTCGACAGCTCCGTCGCCCGAAACGACCCTGCGACCTTCGGTGTCGGCGGTGTGATCAAGGGCTGGACGGAGGCGTTGCAGCTGATGGTGGTTGGCGAGAAACGTCGCCTGTGGATCCCGGCCGACCTGGCCTATGGCGAGAAGGCCGGAATGGGCGCACCGGCTGGTCAGCTCACGTTCGACGTCGAGCTCTTGGAGATCCTCGCCACGCCCAAACCGTGGCCCGTCCCCACGGACGTGAAGGCTGCCCCGAAGACCGCGAAGAAGACCGAGAGCGGGCTCGTCTACAAACAGCTCGTAAAGGGCAAGGGCACCAAGAAACCCGCGGCCACCGACCGGGTGACGGTGCACTACTCGGGCTGGACGCCCGACGGGAAGGAGTTCGACAGCTCACTCAAGCGCGGTGAGCCGACCAGCTTCCCGCTCAACCGCGTGATCAAGGGTTGGACGGAGGGACTGCAGCTGATGGTCGAGGGGGAGCGCATGCGCTTCTGGATCCCCGCGGATCTCGCCTACGGTGACAAACCCACGCGCCCCGGAGCACCGGCCGGACCGCTGGTGTTCGACGTCGAGCTGCTGTCGATTTCCGGGGGCACGCCGTGA
- a CDS encoding amidohydrolase family protein, translating to MTQAPEVLIVDHLFDGRRFVPGEHEVTLAKGFIRAVRPRPQAESLPPGARDLRGGTLLPGLIDAHCHLARVGLFEPHEAPHPRSVAENLSSALRAGITTAGDMGCPAPMITALRSHTEAERDAGPAIRSAGPLLTVPLGYPLDWMSQAHVWLGAAIPCGDERSARRAVARVAAAGMDHVKICIMHRAYDLTALPTFSRKVARGVVEEAHALGLRVLAHAHWSADYRVALAAGVDALMHSAFDPLDDELVARVAGSGVSVCPTLWVFHSACLGAEERWDREPGRLAGVTAPVRRSWRRFAEAFAVSGDVLPDGIAGGLPKSAARDGVRNAIANLLLLRERGVPFAYGSDGPYGFSTVFRPFEELELLARAGLGIDECLAAATSGAAQLLGATDRGVIQPGARADLVWVDGDLSSELGALRRVQRVMRQGRWVSDAGALRPRVERTVWRGLADTLRSAVVSGLLRSGESI from the coding sequence GTGACCCAAGCGCCGGAAGTCCTGATCGTCGATCACCTGTTTGATGGTCGCAGGTTCGTGCCGGGTGAGCACGAGGTCACGCTGGCCAAGGGTTTCATCCGCGCGGTGCGGCCGCGGCCGCAGGCCGAGTCGCTCCCGCCGGGCGCGCGAGACCTGCGGGGCGGCACGCTCTTGCCGGGACTGATCGACGCCCATTGCCACCTGGCGCGGGTCGGCCTGTTCGAGCCCCACGAAGCCCCCCATCCCCGCTCGGTCGCGGAGAATCTGTCGTCGGCGCTTCGGGCTGGCATCACGACGGCGGGAGACATGGGGTGTCCGGCGCCGATGATCACCGCGCTTCGCAGCCACACGGAGGCGGAGCGCGACGCAGGCCCTGCAATTCGCTCGGCCGGACCCCTGCTCACCGTGCCCCTCGGTTATCCCCTCGACTGGATGAGCCAGGCGCACGTCTGGCTCGGCGCTGCCATCCCCTGTGGTGATGAGCGGAGCGCCCGCCGGGCGGTCGCGCGGGTCGCCGCGGCGGGCATGGATCACGTGAAGATCTGCATCATGCACCGGGCCTACGATCTCACGGCCTTGCCAACGTTCTCGCGCAAGGTCGCTCGGGGTGTCGTCGAGGAGGCTCACGCGCTCGGGCTCCGGGTCCTGGCCCACGCCCACTGGAGTGCCGACTACCGTGTGGCGCTCGCGGCCGGTGTGGATGCGCTGATGCACTCGGCCTTCGATCCGCTCGATGACGAGCTCGTCGCACGCGTTGCAGGCAGTGGGGTGAGTGTGTGCCCCACGCTCTGGGTCTTTCACTCGGCCTGCCTCGGCGCCGAAGAGCGCTGGGATCGCGAGCCCGGGCGACTCGCGGGGGTGACCGCACCCGTGCGCCGTTCGTGGCGGCGTTTTGCCGAGGCCTTCGCCGTCAGTGGCGATGTGTTGCCTGACGGCATCGCCGGCGGGCTCCCGAAGTCTGCCGCGCGCGATGGTGTGCGAAACGCCATCGCGAATCTGCTGCTCCTGCGCGAGCGCGGCGTGCCGTTCGCGTACGGCAGTGACGGCCCATACGGATTTTCGACGGTCTTTCGCCCGTTCGAGGAGCTCGAGCTGCTCGCCCGCGCTGGGCTCGGCATTGACGAGTGTCTCGCCGCAGCGACCTCCGGGGCGGCACAGCTGCTCGGTGCGACCGACCGCGGAGTGATCCAGCCGGGCGCGCGCGCCGATCTAGTCTGGGTCGATGGGGATCTGTCCTCCGAGCTCGGCGCACTCAGGCGCGTTCAGCGGGTCATGCGCCAGGGTCGCTGGGTGTCCGACGCCGGCGCTCTACGCCCCCGGGTCGAGCGGACGGTCTGGCGCGGGCTCGCCGATACACTCCGATCCGCCGTGGTCAGCGGATTGTTACGTTCGGGCGAATCTATTTGA
- a CDS encoding zinc-dependent peptidase, which produces MRAWPKRKLWMHALFALVLGAVVSVCSLVFSVKLAPLGFVVFGLVLFASTARYRARRRLLSEPFPPSWRKSLEQRVAYYQRLDPAAQRRFEDDVRIFLSEQRIFAAHGARLDDDTRVLIASSAAMLCHGVPDFEWPTLRDIVVYPKAFDEEYAVEGHGNIAGMVHAQGPILFSQRDLRHGFARPADGHNVALHELAHVLDFASGHADGVPVDLTWIATAPWVDAIGTRLSAIRRRRYPKVLREYAGTNEAELFAVAIEAFFERPDALFAQDPQLFAMLEDYLNQRPASR; this is translated from the coding sequence GTGCGCGCCTGGCCCAAGCGGAAGCTCTGGATGCACGCCCTGTTCGCGCTGGTGCTCGGCGCGGTCGTCAGTGTGTGTTCGCTGGTCTTCTCCGTGAAGCTGGCGCCGCTCGGGTTCGTGGTCTTTGGTCTGGTCTTGTTCGCCAGCACCGCTCGCTACCGGGCACGCCGCCGCCTGCTCAGCGAGCCGTTCCCGCCGAGCTGGCGCAAGAGCCTCGAGCAACGGGTCGCGTACTATCAGCGCCTGGACCCCGCGGCACAACGACGGTTCGAGGACGACGTGCGCATCTTCCTGTCCGAGCAGCGCATCTTTGCCGCGCACGGCGCGCGCCTCGACGACGACACCCGGGTCTTGATCGCTTCGTCGGCGGCCATGCTGTGTCACGGCGTCCCCGATTTCGAATGGCCGACGCTGCGCGACATCGTGGTCTATCCGAAGGCCTTCGACGAAGAGTATGCGGTCGAAGGTCACGGCAACATCGCCGGCATGGTGCACGCGCAGGGGCCCATCCTGTTCTCGCAGCGTGATTTGCGCCACGGCTTCGCCCGCCCGGCGGACGGCCACAACGTCGCGCTTCACGAGCTGGCGCACGTCCTGGATTTCGCGAGCGGGCACGCGGACGGTGTCCCGGTCGATCTGACCTGGATCGCCACCGCACCCTGGGTCGACGCCATCGGCACTCGGCTGAGCGCGATCCGCCGCCGCCGTTACCCGAAGGTACTCCGCGAGTACGCCGGCACGAACGAAGCGGAGCTGTTCGCCGTGGCGATCGAGGCGTTCTTCGAGCGACCGGACGCGCTCTTCGCCCAAGATCCGCAGCTCTTCGCGATGCTCGAGGACTACTTGAATCAGCGTCCAGCGAGCCGCTGA
- the thiD gene encoding bifunctional hydroxymethylpyrimidine kinase/phosphomethylpyrimidine kinase, giving the protein MGRVLIVAGSDSGGGAGIQADIKTVTALGGFAATAITALTAQNTRGVFGVVAIDPAFVAKQLEVVLTDIGADAVKTGMLHSAEVIEAVVRSLERYARGIPVVVDPVMIAKGGAPLLAVEARSALKLRLVPCAALLTPNAPEAEALTGVRIESPDDMGRAADALLALGAGAVLVKGGHVPGDTVVDLLRTADGVERRYESPRIESRNTHGTGCTLASAIAAGIAEGLRLEDAVERARQYVLEAIRSAPGFGKGHGPLNHAHPFNRVP; this is encoded by the coding sequence ATGGGTCGGGTGCTCATTGTCGCCGGCTCGGACTCCGGTGGTGGGGCTGGGATCCAGGCAGACATCAAGACCGTGACGGCGCTCGGGGGGTTCGCGGCCACTGCCATCACCGCGCTGACCGCCCAGAATACTCGCGGGGTGTTCGGTGTCGTGGCGATCGATCCGGCCTTCGTCGCCAAACAGCTCGAGGTGGTGCTCACCGACATCGGCGCCGACGCAGTGAAGACCGGAATGCTGCACTCCGCCGAGGTGATCGAGGCGGTCGTTCGAAGTCTCGAGCGCTACGCGCGGGGGATCCCCGTGGTGGTGGATCCAGTGATGATCGCCAAAGGGGGTGCGCCCTTGCTGGCGGTCGAGGCCCGCAGCGCGCTCAAGCTGCGGCTCGTTCCCTGCGCCGCGCTGCTCACCCCCAATGCACCCGAGGCCGAGGCACTCACCGGCGTGCGCATCGAGTCGCCCGACGACATGGGCAGAGCGGCCGACGCGCTGCTTGCGCTGGGCGCTGGCGCCGTGCTGGTCAAGGGAGGCCACGTGCCCGGCGACACGGTGGTCGATCTCCTGCGCACCGCAGATGGAGTCGAGCGGCGTTACGAGAGCCCGCGCATCGAGAGCCGCAACACGCATGGCACCGGCTGCACCCTGGCGTCCGCCATCGCGGCGGGCATCGCGGAGGGTCTGCGGCTCGAGGACGCGGTCGAGCGCGCGCGACAGTACGTATTGGAAGCGATCCGTAGCGCGCCTGGTTTTGGCAAGGGCCACGGCCCCCTCAACCACGCCCACCCATTCAACCGAGTGCCATGA
- a CDS encoding acyl-CoA thioesterase: MSFIVFPEPPEVSGLQLGRGQSRLRFEDVAQDGRLRLEGIWPAIGPILWGKMEVAGALQRLGISGVRAVLTYVQLEGGKDPVSVRALAEQEVRWRLGRTIDADGATTRILFDTWLVSKAPRGVPGNPAVDPASGELVLLARAYGQHVFTKPAAPAGQHRVTQIDDPLLDAVSQEETSFRDPRALAVLPAGAEPLEPAPRLDVAPIVFGLCHTDGNQHVNFLSYPRLAEEAGLRRLAELGQDPRRLARRAEVAYRKPCFAGDVVRLVMQAFRLGDELGVVAAFVPDAGAAAGAPEQLSDIERPLCVVRVGFSS, from the coding sequence ATGAGTTTCATCGTGTTCCCCGAGCCGCCCGAGGTGTCGGGCCTCCAGCTGGGGCGCGGGCAGAGTCGCCTGCGCTTCGAGGACGTTGCGCAGGACGGTCGCCTGCGCCTGGAGGGGATCTGGCCGGCGATTGGCCCGATCCTCTGGGGCAAGATGGAGGTCGCCGGCGCGCTGCAGCGCCTCGGCATCAGCGGCGTGCGCGCCGTGCTCACCTACGTTCAACTGGAAGGGGGAAAGGACCCGGTGAGTGTGCGCGCTCTGGCGGAGCAAGAGGTGCGCTGGCGGCTCGGCCGCACGATCGACGCTGACGGTGCAACCACGCGCATTCTGTTCGACACGTGGCTCGTGTCCAAGGCGCCGCGGGGCGTGCCGGGCAATCCCGCGGTGGATCCGGCGAGCGGCGAGCTGGTGTTGCTCGCCCGCGCGTACGGTCAGCATGTGTTCACCAAGCCCGCGGCACCGGCGGGTCAGCACCGGGTGACCCAGATCGACGATCCGTTGCTCGACGCGGTGAGCCAGGAGGAGACCTCGTTCCGAGATCCCCGCGCGCTCGCGGTCTTGCCCGCAGGCGCCGAGCCCCTCGAGCCGGCACCGCGGCTCGACGTCGCGCCGATCGTGTTTGGCCTTTGCCACACGGACGGCAATCAACACGTGAATTTTCTGTCGTACCCGCGACTGGCCGAGGAGGCAGGGCTGCGCCGATTGGCGGAGCTTGGTCAAGATCCGCGGCGGCTCGCCCGACGCGCCGAGGTCGCCTACCGCAAGCCGTGTTTCGCCGGTGACGTCGTGCGACTCGTGATGCAGGCGTTTCGCTTGGGCGACGAGCTAGGGGTCGTGGCCGCGTTCGTGCCGGACGCCGGGGCCGCGGCTGGCGCGCCCGAGCAACTCTCCGACATCGAGCGCCCACTGTGCGTCGTGCGAGTAGGCTTTTCGAGCTGA
- a CDS encoding inorganic phosphate transporter codes for MTAYLVAIIVVALVFDFINGFHDAANSIATVVSTRVLSPRAAVVWAAFFNFVAFLVYPTHVSASIAKGVALSSVTNNVILATLIGAIAWNLLTWWWGLPSSSSHALMGAFAGSALANTPALSVLDMKVFGKTVAFIVVAPMLGGLIGFLLMKLVRVLFGGSRPGKVDKGFRRGQLISAALYSLGHGGNDAQKTMGIITLLLIAAGLQTQSKHPEPQLWVVLLCHAAMGLGTLSGGWRIVKTMGMKITKLRPVGGFCAETSGAITLAMATFLGVPVSTTHTITGSIVGVGTAERRLTAVRWGVAGRIVWAWIFTIPASATLAVLSYFLIRALSGAS; via the coding sequence ATGACTGCCTACCTGGTCGCGATCATCGTCGTCGCCCTGGTTTTCGACTTCATCAACGGCTTCCACGACGCGGCCAACTCGATCGCGACGGTCGTCAGCACACGAGTGCTGTCGCCGCGGGCTGCCGTGGTCTGGGCAGCGTTCTTCAACTTCGTGGCGTTTCTCGTCTACCCGACCCACGTCTCGGCCTCGATCGCCAAGGGCGTCGCGCTCTCCAGCGTCACCAACAACGTGATCTTGGCCACCCTCATCGGCGCCATCGCCTGGAACTTGTTGACCTGGTGGTGGGGACTGCCGAGCTCGTCGTCCCACGCGCTGATGGGTGCCTTCGCCGGCTCGGCCCTGGCGAACACCCCCGCGCTGAGCGTGCTGGACATGAAGGTATTCGGCAAGACCGTGGCCTTCATCGTGGTGGCACCCATGCTCGGCGGTCTGATTGGTTTCTTGCTGATGAAGCTCGTTAGGGTTCTGTTCGGGGGCTCTCGACCCGGAAAGGTGGACAAAGGGTTCCGTCGAGGCCAGCTGATCTCGGCTGCTCTCTACTCCCTGGGGCACGGTGGCAACGACGCGCAGAAGACCATGGGCATCATCACCCTCCTGCTCATCGCGGCCGGGCTGCAGACGCAGAGCAAGCACCCGGAACCCCAGCTGTGGGTGGTGCTGCTCTGTCACGCGGCGATGGGGCTCGGCACGCTGTCGGGCGGCTGGCGCATCGTGAAGACGATGGGCATGAAGATCACCAAGCTGCGGCCGGTGGGAGGATTTTGCGCGGAGACGAGCGGGGCCATCACCCTCGCGATGGCCACGTTTTTGGGCGTGCCGGTCTCGACCACCCACACCATCACGGGCTCAATCGTCGGCGTCGGCACCGCGGAGCGACGCCTCACGGCGGTCCGCTGGGGCGTTGCCGGCCGCATCGTGTGGGCCTGGATCTTCACCATCCCCGCCTCCGCGACCCTGGCGGTGCTCTCTTACTTCCTGATCAGGGCGCTCAGCGGAGCGTCCTGA
- a CDS encoding DUF47 domain-containing protein: MALTRDGVFWSAFSAMTEKTVNATEHLREMLEDPSRSTELAKRIKDIEHEADKITHEVVQALHQTWITPLDREEIHNLITSLDSVLDFVDAAGDKIALYEIQTTRPEALELVKTLGACVAEVAKAVGGLQKIGDPAPLLELCRSINKHEHDADMIFRRGLARLFKEGTDPLEVMKWRDILESMETATDCAEDVANIIEGIILEHA; encoded by the coding sequence ATGGCCCTCACGCGAGACGGAGTTTTCTGGTCGGCGTTCTCCGCCATGACGGAGAAGACCGTCAACGCGACGGAGCATCTGCGCGAGATGCTGGAGGACCCGTCGCGGTCCACCGAGCTCGCCAAACGCATCAAGGACATCGAGCACGAGGCGGACAAGATCACCCACGAGGTCGTGCAGGCGCTCCACCAGACCTGGATCACCCCGCTCGACCGCGAGGAGATCCACAACCTCATCACCAGCCTCGACTCGGTCCTCGATTTCGTGGACGCGGCCGGGGACAAGATCGCGCTCTACGAGATCCAGACGACTCGGCCCGAGGCCCTGGAGCTGGTCAAGACCCTTGGAGCTTGTGTGGCAGAGGTGGCCAAGGCGGTGGGGGGGCTGCAGAAGATCGGCGACCCCGCCCCGCTGCTGGAGCTCTGCCGCTCCATCAACAAGCACGAACACGACGCCGACATGATCTTTCGCCGCGGTCTGGCGCGGCTCTTCAAGGAGGGCACGGACCCCCTCGAGGTCATGAAGTGGCGCGACATTCTGGAGTCGATGGAGACCGCGACGGACTGCGCCGAGGACGTCGCCAACATCATCGAGGGTATCATTCTGGAGCACGCCTGA
- a CDS encoding enoyl-CoA hydratase/isomerase family protein, whose product MSSHETITVERSAEGVAVVTINRPEKLNALNAQVLTELTAAFVSLSEGEPATRVAILTGAGDKAFVAGADIAEMSALNAAQAKAFSDAGHRLGLVIESAAFPVIAAVNGFALGGCCELALCADFIYASDKARFGQPEVNLGLMPGFGGTQRLARRVGIARARELIYTGEPLGAERALALGLVNEVVPHAELMAKTRAVAEKIAQKAPLAIAYSKRVIVRGFDADLGLANELEATAFGALFDTADMREGTAAFIERRPAKFSGH is encoded by the coding sequence ATGTCGAGCCACGAGACCATTACCGTTGAACGCTCTGCTGAGGGCGTTGCGGTCGTCACCATCAATCGCCCGGAGAAACTCAACGCGCTCAACGCGCAGGTGTTGACCGAGCTGACGGCGGCCTTTGTGAGTCTGTCCGAAGGTGAGCCGGCAACCCGCGTGGCCATCCTCACGGGAGCGGGCGACAAGGCGTTCGTGGCCGGGGCGGACATCGCGGAGATGAGCGCGCTGAACGCCGCCCAAGCCAAGGCGTTCAGTGACGCCGGGCACCGCCTGGGATTGGTGATCGAGTCCGCAGCGTTTCCCGTGATCGCAGCCGTGAACGGTTTTGCCCTGGGTGGCTGCTGTGAGCTCGCGCTGTGCGCGGACTTCATCTACGCCTCGGACAAAGCCCGCTTCGGACAGCCGGAGGTCAATCTGGGGTTGATGCCGGGCTTCGGTGGCACTCAGCGTCTGGCCCGCCGAGTCGGCATCGCACGCGCGCGGGAGCTGATCTACACGGGCGAGCCGCTGGGGGCAGAGCGCGCACTGGCGCTCGGACTGGTGAATGAGGTCGTGCCCCACGCCGAGTTGATGGCGAAGACCCGCGCAGTGGCCGAGAAGATCGCCCAGAAGGCGCCGCTTGCCATTGCCTACAGCAAGCGGGTCATCGTTCGAGGTTTCGACGCCGATCTGGGGCTGGCCAACGAGCTGGAGGCCACGGCGTTCGGTGCCCTCTTCGACACCGCGGACATGCGCGAGGGCACGGCGGCCTTCATCGAGCGCCGCCCCGCGAAGTTCAGCGGACATTGA
- a CDS encoding 3,4-dehydroadipyl-CoA semialdehyde dehydrogenase encodes MKELTSFLGGKWVAGSGKAAELVNPATEEPLARASSGGLDLGAALSYAREVGGPALRALSFAERGALLEKMSKAIFAERDRLIDLAIANGGNTRSDAKFDIDGATATLMAYAELGKQLGDKKLLVDGAPVDLAGPRLQGYHVLSPRHGVAVHIGAFNFPAWGFAEKAACALLAGMPVVTKPATLTALLAHRAAEICVAAEILPPGAFSLLCGSAGDLLEHLSWRDVVAFTGGSSTGLTIRSSERLLRDGVRVNVEADSLNSALLLPEAEEATVQAFVRDVARDMSQKTGQKCTAIRRVIVPESLLDRVREALSEQLATIKIGNPALDEVRMGPVATASQKRDVLAGLDLLGTQTKIAWGSRDGLAPIGVPAGKGFFVPLLLLEASDALAASKVHEHEVFGPVATLLPYDGSVARALDIVRAGQGGLVSSVYGDDRKALAEIVEGIAPWHGRLVLVDAKVADKSIAPGTVMPQLVHGGPGRAGGGEELGGLRGMALYQQRTAVQGNGPLVAKFVGAS; translated from the coding sequence GTGAAGGAGCTGACGAGCTTTCTGGGAGGCAAATGGGTCGCCGGCAGCGGCAAGGCCGCCGAGCTCGTCAATCCGGCAACCGAGGAGCCGCTCGCTCGCGCTTCGAGCGGCGGGCTCGATCTCGGGGCGGCGCTCAGCTACGCGCGTGAGGTGGGCGGGCCCGCGCTGCGCGCGCTCAGCTTTGCCGAACGTGGTGCGCTGCTCGAGAAGATGAGCAAGGCGATCTTCGCCGAGCGTGATCGGCTCATCGACCTCGCCATCGCGAACGGAGGCAACACACGCTCCGATGCGAAGTTCGACATTGACGGTGCGACCGCCACGCTGATGGCCTACGCGGAGCTCGGCAAACAGCTGGGTGACAAGAAGCTACTCGTCGACGGCGCGCCGGTCGATCTCGCGGGGCCGCGTCTGCAGGGTTATCACGTGCTGTCGCCTCGGCACGGCGTTGCGGTGCACATCGGCGCCTTCAACTTTCCGGCCTGGGGCTTCGCAGAGAAGGCTGCGTGTGCGCTCCTGGCTGGCATGCCTGTCGTCACCAAACCTGCCACGCTCACGGCGCTGCTCGCGCATCGCGCGGCGGAGATCTGCGTCGCGGCGGAGATCTTGCCCCCTGGCGCCTTCAGTCTCTTGTGCGGTTCGGCAGGTGATCTGCTCGAGCACCTGTCGTGGCGCGACGTGGTGGCCTTCACCGGTGGCAGCTCGACGGGCTTGACCATCCGCTCCAGCGAGCGGCTGCTGCGCGATGGCGTGCGGGTCAACGTCGAGGCGGACAGCTTGAACTCGGCGTTGCTCTTGCCCGAGGCCGAAGAGGCCACGGTCCAGGCCTTCGTGCGCGATGTGGCCCGGGACATGAGCCAGAAGACGGGGCAAAAGTGCACGGCCATCCGCCGGGTGATCGTGCCCGAGTCACTGCTCGATCGCGTACGCGAGGCGCTCTCGGAGCAGCTCGCGACGATCAAGATCGGAAATCCGGCGCTCGACGAGGTGCGCATGGGGCCGGTGGCGACGGCCTCGCAGAAACGCGACGTGCTGGCGGGGTTGGATCTCTTGGGCACGCAGACCAAGATCGCCTGGGGCAGTCGCGACGGGCTCGCGCCCATCGGCGTGCCGGCCGGCAAGGGATTCTTCGTCCCGCTGCTGTTGCTCGAAGCGAGTGATGCACTCGCAGCCAGCAAGGTGCACGAGCACGAGGTGTTCGGTCCCGTTGCGACGCTCCTGCCCTACGACGGCTCGGTCGCGCGCGCCCTCGACATCGTGCGCGCCGGGCAGGGTGGCCTGGTGAGCTCGGTCTACGGTGATGATCGCAAGGCGCTCGCAGAGATCGTCGAGGGCATCGCGCCCTGGCACGGTCGGCTGGTGTTGGTCGATGCCAAGGTCGCCGACAAGAGCATCGCACCCGGTACCGTGATGCCGCAGCTAGTGCATGGCGGTCCAGGACGCGCTGGCGGAGGCGAAGAGCTCGGAGGGCTGCGGGGCATGGCGCTCTACCAGCAGCGGACCGCGGTCCAGGGCAACGGACCGCTGGTCGCCAAGTTCGTCGGCGCGAGCTAG